In Papio anubis isolate 15944 chromosome 17, Panubis1.0, whole genome shotgun sequence, the following are encoded in one genomic region:
- the KDM6B gene encoding lysine-specific demethylase 6B isoform X3 — translation MHRAVDPPGARAAREAFALGGLSCAGAWSSCPPHPPPRSAWLPGGRCSASIGQPPLAAPLPPSHGSSSGHPNKPYYAPGAPTPRPLHGKLESLHGCVQALLREPAQPGLWEQLGQLYESEHDSEEATRCYHSALRYGGSFAELGPRIGRLQQAQLWNFHTGSCQHRAKVLPPLEQVWNLLHLEHKRNYGAKRGGPPVKRAAEPPVVQPVPPAALSGPSGEEGLSPGGKRRRGCNSEQTGLPPGLPLPPPPLPPPPPPPPPLPGLATSPPFQLTKPGLWSTLHGDAWGPERKGSAPPERQEQRHSLPHPYPYPAPAYTTHPPGHRLVPAAPPGPGPRPPGAESHGCLPATRPPGSDLRESRVQRSRMDSSVSPAATTACVPYAPSRPPGLPGTTTTSSSSSSSNTGLRGVEPNPGIPGADHYQTPALEVSHQGRLGPSVHSSRKPFLGAPAATPHLSLPPGPSSPPPPPCPRLLRPPPPPAWLKGPACRAAREDGEILEELFFGTEGPPRPAPPPLPHREGFLGPPASRFSVGTQDSHTPPTPPAPTTSSSNSNNGSHSSSPAGPVSFPPPPYLARSIDSLPRPPSPAQNPQDPPLVPLTLALPPAPPSSCHQNTSGSFRRPESPRPRVSFPKTPEVGPGPPPGPLSKAPQPVPPGVGELPARGPRLFDFPPTPLEDQFEEPAEFKILPDGLANIMKMLDESIRKEEEQQQHEAGVAPPPPLKEPFASLQPPFPTDTAPTTTAPAAAVTTTTTTTTATQEEEKKPPPALPPPPPLAKFPPPPQAQPPPPPPANPASLLKSLASVLEGQKYCYRGTGAAVSTRPGPLPTTQYSPGPPSGATAPPPTSVAPSAQGSPQPPASSSSQFSTSGGPWARERRAGEEPVPGPTTPTQPPPPLPLPPARSESEVLEEISRACETLVERVGRSAADPADPVDTAEPVDSGTERLLPPAQAKEEGGGVVAASVTGSCKRRQKEHQKEHRRHRRACKDSVGRRPREGRAKAKTKAPKEKSRRVLGNLDLQSEEIQGREKSRPDLGGASKVKPPTAPAPPPAPAPSAQPTLPSASVPGKKAREEAPGPPGVSRADMLKLRSLSEGPPKELKIRLIKVESGDKETFIASEVEERRLRMADLTISHCAADVVRASKNAKVKGKFRESYLSPAQSVKPKINTEEKLPREKLNPPTPSIYLESKRDAFSPVLLQFCTDPRNPITVIRGLAGSLRLNLGLFSTKTLVEASGEHTVEVRTQVQQPSDENWDLTGTRQIWPCESSRSHTTIAKYAQYQASSFQESLQEEKESEDEESEEPDSTTGTPPSSSTPDPKNHHIIKFGTNIDLSDAKRWKPQLQELLKLPAFMRVTSTGNMLSHVGHTILGMNTVQLYMKVPGSRTPGHQENNNFCSVNINIGPGDCEWFAVHEHYWETISAFCDRHGVDYLTGSWWPILDDLYASNIPVYRFVQRPGDLVWINAGTVHWVQATGWCNNIAWNVGPLTAYQYQLALERYEWNEVKNVKSIVPMIHVSWNVARTVKISDPDLFKMIKFCLLQSMKHCQVQRESLVRAGKKIAYQGRVKDEPAYYCNECDVEVFNILFVTSENGSRNTYLVHCEGCARRRSAGLQGVVVLEQYRTEELAQAYDAFTLAPASTSR, via the exons ATGCATCGGGCAGTGGACCCTCCAGGGGCCCGCGCTGCACGGGAAGCCTTTGCCCTTGGGGGCCTGAGCTGTGCTGGGGCCTGGAGCTCCTGCCCGCCTCATCCCCCTCCTCGTAGCGCATGGCTGCCTGGAGGCAG ATGCTCAGCCAGCATTGGGCAGCCCCCGCTTGCTGCTCCCCTACCCCCTTCACATGGCAGTAGTTCTGGGCACCCCAACAAACCATATTATGCTCCAGG GGCGCCCACTCCAAGACCCCTCCATGGGAAGCTGGAATCCCTGCATGGCTGTGTGCAGGCACTGCTCCGGGAGCCAGCCCAGCCAGGGCTTTGGGAACAGCTTGGGCAACTGTACGAGTCAGAGCATGATAGTGAGGAGGCCACACGCTGCTACCACAGCGCCCTTCGATACGGAGGAAGCTTCGCTGAGCTGGGACCCCGCATTGGCCGACTGCAGCAG gcccagctctggAACTTTCATACTGGCTCCTGCCAGCACCGAGCCAAGGTTCTGCCCCCACTGGAGCAAGTGTGGAACTTGCTACACCTTGAG CACAAGCGGAACTATGGAGCCAAGCGGGGAGGTCCCCCGGTGAAGCGAGCTGCCGAACCCCCAGTGGTGCAGCCTGTGCCTCCTGCAGCACTCTCAGGCCCCTCAGGGGAGGAGGGCCTCAGCCCTGGAGGCAAGCGAAGGAGAGGCTGCAACTCTGAACAG ACTGGCCTTCCCCCAGGACTGCCACTGCCtccaccaccattaccaccaccaccaccgccaccaccaccccTGCCTGGTCTGGCCACCAGTCCCccatttcagctaaccaagccaGGGCTGTGGAGTACCCTGCATGGAGATGCCTGGGGCCCAGAGCGCAAGGGTTCAGCACCCCCAGAGCGTCAG GAGCAGCGGCACTCGCTGCCTCACCCATATCCATACCCAGCTCCAGCGTACACCACGCATCCCCCTGGCCACCGGCTGGTCCCGGCTGCTCCCCCAGGCCCGGGCCCCCGCCCCCCAGGAGCAGAGAGCCATGGCTGCCTGCCTGCCACCCGTCCCCCCGGAAGTGACCTTAGAGAGAGCAGAGTTCAGAGGTCGCGGATGGACTCCAGCGTTTCACCAGCAGCAACCACCGCCTGCGTGCCTTACGCCCCTTCCCGGCCCCCTGGCCTCCCcggcaccaccaccaccagcagcagtagcagcagcagcaacaccGGTCTCCGGGGCGTGGAGCCAAACCCAGGCATT CCCGGCGCTGACCATTACCAAACTCCCGCGCTGGAGGTCTCCCACCAGGGCCGCCTGGGGCCCTCGGTGCACAGCAGTCGGAAACCGTTCTTGGGGGCTCCCGCTGCCACTCCCCACCTATCCCTGCCACCTGGACCTTCCTCACCCCCTCCACCCCCCTGTCCCCGCCTCTTACgccccccaccaccccctgccTGGTTGAAGGGTCCGGCCTGCCGGGCAGCCCGAGAGGATGGAGAGATCTTAGAGGAGCTCTTCTTTGGGACTGAGGGACCCCCCCGCCCTGccccaccacccctcccccatcgCGAGGGCTTCTTGGGGCCTCCAGCCTCCCGCTTTTCTGTGGGCACTCAGGATTCTCACACCCCTCCCACTCCCCCAGCCCCAACCACCAGCAGTAGCAACAGCAACAATGGCAGCCACAGCAGCAGCCCTGCTGGGCCTGTGTCCTTTCCCCCACCACCCTATCTGGCCAGAAGTATAGACTCCCTTCCCCGGCCTCCCAGCCCAGCACAGAACCCCCAGGACCCACCTCTTGTACCCCTGACtcttgccctgcctccagcccctccttcctcctgccaccAAAATACCTCAGGAAGCTTCAGGCGCCCGGAGAGCCCCCGGCCCAGGGTCTCCTTCCCAAAGACCCCCGAGGTGGGGCCGGGGCCACCCCCAGGCCCCCTGAGTAAAGCCCCCCAGCCTGTGCCGCCCGGGGTTGGGGAGCTGCCTGCCCGAGGCCCGCGACTCTTTGATTTTCCCCCTACTCCGCTGGAGGACCAGTTTGAGGAGCCAGCCGAATTCAAGATCCTACCTGATGggctggccaacatcatgaagaTGCTGGATGAATCCATTCGCAAGGAAGAGGAACAGCAACAACACGAAGCAGGCGTGGCCCCCCCGCCCCCGCTGAAGGAGCCCTTTGCATCTCTGCAGCCTCCTTTCCCCACCGACACAGCCCCCACCACTACTGCTCCTGCTGCCgccgtcaccaccaccaccaccaccaccacggccacccaggaagaggagaagaagccACCACCAGCCCTACCACCACCACCGCCTCTAGCCAAGTTCCCTCCACCCCCTCAGgcacagccaccaccaccaccacccgcCAACCCGGCCAGCCTGCTCAAATCCTTGGCCTCCGTGCTGGAGGGACAAAAGTACTGTTATCGGGGGACTGGAGCAGCTGTTTCCACCCGGCCTGGGCCCTTGCCCACCACTCAGTATTCCCCTGGCCCCCCATCAGGTGCTACCGCCCCGCCGCCCACCTCAGTGGCCCCTAGCGCCCAGGGCTCCCCACAGCCCCCTGCTTCCTCGTCATCTCAGTTCTCTACCTCAGGCGGGCCCTGGGCCCGGGAGCGCAGGGCGGGCGAAGAGCCAGTCCCGGGCCCCACGACCCCCACCCAGccgcccccacccctgcctctgccccctgCTCGCTCTGAGTCTGAGGTGCTAGAAGAGATCAGTCGGGCTTGCGAGACCCTTGTGGAGCGGGTGGGCCGGAGTGCCGCTGACCCAGCCGACCCAGTGGACACAGCAGAGCCAGTGGACAGTGGGACTGAGCGACTGCTGCCCCCCGCACAGGCCAAGGAGGAGGGTGGCGGGGTGGTGGCAGCATCGGTGACAGGCAGCTGTAAGCGGCGACAGAAGGAGCACCAGAAGGAGCACCGGCGGCACAGGCGGGCCTGTAAAGACAGTGTGGGTCGGCGGCCCCGTGAGGGCAGGGCAAAGGCCAAGACCAAGGCCCCCAAAGAAAAGAGCCGCCGGGTGCTGGGGAACCTGGACCTGCAGAGTGAGGAGATCCAGGGGCGCGAGAAGTCCCGGCCCGATCTTGGTGGGGCCTCCAAGGTCAAGCCACCCACAGCTCCAGCCCCTCCACCAGCTCCTGCACCTTCTGCCCAGCCCACACTCCCGTCAGCCTCCGTCCCCGGAAAGAAGGCTCGGGAGGAAGCTCCAGGGCCACCGGGCGTCAGCAGGGCTGACATGCTGAAGCTGCGCTCACTTAGTGAGGGGCCCCCCAAGGAGCTGAAGATCCGGCTCATCAAGGTAGAGAGTGGTGACAAGGAGACCTTTATCGCCTCTGAGGTTGAAGAGCGGCGGCTGCGCATGGCAGATCTCACCATCAGCCACTGTGCTGCTGATGTTGTGCGCGCCAGCAA GAATGCCAAGGTGAAAGGGAAGTTTCGAGAGTCCTACCTTTCCCCTGCCCAGTCTGTGAAACCGAAGATCAACACTGAGGAGAAGCTGCCCCGGGAAAAACTCAACCCCCCTACTCCCAGCATCTAT CTGGAGAGCAAACGGGACGCCTTCTCACCTGTCCTGCTGCAGTTCTGTACAGACCCTCGAAATCCCATCACAGTGATCCGGGGCCTGGCGGGCTCCCTGCGGCTCA ACTTGGGCCTCTTCTCCACCAAGACCCTGGTGGAAGCGAGTGGCGAGCACACCGTGGAAGTTCGCACCCAGGTGCAGCAGCCCTCAGATGAGAACTGGGATCTGACAGGCACTCGGCAGATCTGGCCCTGTGAGAGCTCCCGTTCCCACACCACCATTGCCAAGTACGCACAGTACCAGGCCTCATCCTTCCAGGAGTCTCTGCAG gaggagaaggagagtgAGGATGAGGAGTCAGAGGAGCCGGACAGCACCACAGGAACCCCTCCTAG CAGCAGCACACCAGACCCGAAGAACCATCACATCATCAAGTTTGGCACCAACATCGACCTGTCTGATGCCAAGCG GTGGAAGCCCCAGCTGCAGGAGCTGCTGAAGCTGCCCGCCTTCATGCGGGTAACATCCACGGGCAACATGCTGAGCCACGTGGGCCACACCATCCTGGGCATGAACACGGTGCAGCTGTACATGAAGGTGCCCGGCAGCCGAACGCCAG GCCACCAGGAGAATAACAACTTCTGCTCCGTCAACATCAACATTGGTCCAGGCGACTGCGAGTGGTTCGCGGTGCACGAGCACTACTGGGAGACCATCAGCGCTTTCTGTGATCG GCACGGCGTGGATTACTTGACGGGTTCCTGGTGGCCAATCCTGGATGATCTCTATGCATCCAATATCCCTGTGTACCGCTTCGTGCAGCGCCCCGGAGACCTCGTGTGGATTAATGCGGGGACTGTGCACTGGGTGCAGGCCACCGGCTGGTGCAACAACATTGCCTGGAACGTGGGGCCCCTCACCG CCTATCAGTACCAGCTGGCCCTGGAACGATACGAGTGGAATGAGGTGAAGAATGTCAAATCCATCGTGCCCATGATTCACGTGTCATGGAACGTGGCTCGCACGGTCAAAATCAGCGACCCTGATTTGTTCAAGATGATCAA GTTCTGTCTGCTGCAGTCCATGAAGCACTGCCAGGTACAGCGCGAGAGCCTGGTGCGGGCAGGGAAGAAAATCGCTTACCAGGGCCGGGTCAAGGACGAGCCAGCCTACTATTGCAACGAGTGCGAT gtGGAGGTGTTTAACATCCTGTTCGTGACAAGTGAGAATGGCAGCCGCAACACGTACCTGGTACACTGCGAGGGCTGTGCCCGGCGCCGCAGCGCAGGCctgcagggcgtggtggtgctggAGCAGTACCGCACGGAGGAGCTGGCTCAGGCCTACGACGCCTTCACGCTG GCCCCAGCCAGCACGTCGCGATGA
- the KDM6B gene encoding lysine-specific demethylase 6B isoform X4, with protein sequence MHRAVDPPGARAAREAFALGGLSCAGAWSSCPPHPPPRSAWLPGGRCSASIGQPPLAAPLPPSHGSSSGHPNKPYYAPGAPTPRPLHGKLESLHGCVQALLREPAQPGLWEQLGQLYESEHDSEEATRCYHSALRYGGSFAELGPRIGRLQQAQLWNFHTGSCQHRAKVLPPLEQVWNLLHLEHKRNYGAKRGGPPVKRAAEPPVVQPVPPAALSGPSGEEGLSPGGKRRRGCNSEQTGLPPGLPLPPPPLPPPPPPPPPLPGLATSPPFQLTKPGLWSTLHGDAWGPERKGSAPPERQEQRHSLPHPYPYPAPAYTTHPPGHRLVPAAPPGPGPRPPGAESHGCLPATRPPGSDLRESRVQRSRMDSSVSPAATTACVPYAPSRPPGLPGTTTTSSSSSSSNTGLRGVEPNPGIPGADHYQTPALEVSHQGRLGPSVHSSRKPFLGAPAATPHLSLPPGPSSPPPPPCPRLLRPPPPPAWLKGPACRAAREDGEILEELFFGTEGPPRPAPPPLPHREGFLGPPASRFSVGTQDSHTPPTPPAPTTSSSNSNNGSHSSSPAGPVSFPPPPYLARSIDSLPRPPSPAQNPQDPPLVPLTLALPPAPPSSCHQNTSGSFRRPESPRPRVSFPKTPEVGPGPPPGPLSKAPQPVPPGVGELPARGPRLFDFPPTPLEDQFEEPAEFKILPDGLANIMKMLDESIRKEEEQQQHEAGVAPPPPLKEPFASLQPPFPTDTAPTTTAPAAAVTTTTTTTTATQEEEKKPPPALPPPPPLAKFPPPPQAQPPPPPPANPASLLKSLASVLEGQKYCYRGTGAAVSTRPGPLPTTQYSPGPPSGATAPPPTSVAPSAQGSPQPPASSSSQFSTSGGPWARERRAGEEPVPGPTTPTQPPPPLPLPPARSESEVLEEISRACETLVERVGRSAADPADPVDTAEPVDSGTERLLPPAQAKEEGGGVVAASVTGSCKRRQKEHQKEHRRHRRACKDSVGRRPREGRAKAKTKAPKEKSRRVLGNLDLQSEEIQGREKSRPDLGGASKVKPPTAPAPPPAPAPSAQPTLPSASVPGKKAREEAPGPPGVSRADMLKLRSLSEGPPKELKIRLIKVESGDKETFIASEVEERRLRMADLTISHCAADVVRASKNAKVKGKFRESYLSPAQSVKPKINTEEKLPREKLNPPTPSIYLESKRDAFSPVLLQFCTDPRNPITVIRGLAGSLRLNLGLFSTKTLVEASGEHTVEVRTQVQQPSDENWDLTGTRQIWPCESSRSHTTIAKYAQYQASSFQESLQEEKESEDEESEEPDSTTGTPPSSTPDPKNHHIIKFGTNIDLSDAKRWKPQLQELLKLPAFMRVTSTGNMLSHVGHTILGMNTVQLYMKVPGSRTPGHQENNNFCSVNINIGPGDCEWFAVHEHYWETISAFCDRHGVDYLTGSWWPILDDLYASNIPVYRFVQRPGDLVWINAGTVHWVQATGWCNNIAWNVGPLTAYQYQLALERYEWNEVKNVKSIVPMIHVSWNVARTVKISDPDLFKMIKFCLLQSMKHCQVQRESLVRAGKKIAYQGRVKDEPAYYCNECDVEVFNILFVTSENGSRNTYLVHCEGCARRRSAGLQGVVVLEQYRTEELAQAYDAFTLAPASTSR encoded by the exons ATGCATCGGGCAGTGGACCCTCCAGGGGCCCGCGCTGCACGGGAAGCCTTTGCCCTTGGGGGCCTGAGCTGTGCTGGGGCCTGGAGCTCCTGCCCGCCTCATCCCCCTCCTCGTAGCGCATGGCTGCCTGGAGGCAG ATGCTCAGCCAGCATTGGGCAGCCCCCGCTTGCTGCTCCCCTACCCCCTTCACATGGCAGTAGTTCTGGGCACCCCAACAAACCATATTATGCTCCAGG GGCGCCCACTCCAAGACCCCTCCATGGGAAGCTGGAATCCCTGCATGGCTGTGTGCAGGCACTGCTCCGGGAGCCAGCCCAGCCAGGGCTTTGGGAACAGCTTGGGCAACTGTACGAGTCAGAGCATGATAGTGAGGAGGCCACACGCTGCTACCACAGCGCCCTTCGATACGGAGGAAGCTTCGCTGAGCTGGGACCCCGCATTGGCCGACTGCAGCAG gcccagctctggAACTTTCATACTGGCTCCTGCCAGCACCGAGCCAAGGTTCTGCCCCCACTGGAGCAAGTGTGGAACTTGCTACACCTTGAG CACAAGCGGAACTATGGAGCCAAGCGGGGAGGTCCCCCGGTGAAGCGAGCTGCCGAACCCCCAGTGGTGCAGCCTGTGCCTCCTGCAGCACTCTCAGGCCCCTCAGGGGAGGAGGGCCTCAGCCCTGGAGGCAAGCGAAGGAGAGGCTGCAACTCTGAACAG ACTGGCCTTCCCCCAGGACTGCCACTGCCtccaccaccattaccaccaccaccaccgccaccaccaccccTGCCTGGTCTGGCCACCAGTCCCccatttcagctaaccaagccaGGGCTGTGGAGTACCCTGCATGGAGATGCCTGGGGCCCAGAGCGCAAGGGTTCAGCACCCCCAGAGCGTCAG GAGCAGCGGCACTCGCTGCCTCACCCATATCCATACCCAGCTCCAGCGTACACCACGCATCCCCCTGGCCACCGGCTGGTCCCGGCTGCTCCCCCAGGCCCGGGCCCCCGCCCCCCAGGAGCAGAGAGCCATGGCTGCCTGCCTGCCACCCGTCCCCCCGGAAGTGACCTTAGAGAGAGCAGAGTTCAGAGGTCGCGGATGGACTCCAGCGTTTCACCAGCAGCAACCACCGCCTGCGTGCCTTACGCCCCTTCCCGGCCCCCTGGCCTCCCcggcaccaccaccaccagcagcagtagcagcagcagcaacaccGGTCTCCGGGGCGTGGAGCCAAACCCAGGCATT CCCGGCGCTGACCATTACCAAACTCCCGCGCTGGAGGTCTCCCACCAGGGCCGCCTGGGGCCCTCGGTGCACAGCAGTCGGAAACCGTTCTTGGGGGCTCCCGCTGCCACTCCCCACCTATCCCTGCCACCTGGACCTTCCTCACCCCCTCCACCCCCCTGTCCCCGCCTCTTACgccccccaccaccccctgccTGGTTGAAGGGTCCGGCCTGCCGGGCAGCCCGAGAGGATGGAGAGATCTTAGAGGAGCTCTTCTTTGGGACTGAGGGACCCCCCCGCCCTGccccaccacccctcccccatcgCGAGGGCTTCTTGGGGCCTCCAGCCTCCCGCTTTTCTGTGGGCACTCAGGATTCTCACACCCCTCCCACTCCCCCAGCCCCAACCACCAGCAGTAGCAACAGCAACAATGGCAGCCACAGCAGCAGCCCTGCTGGGCCTGTGTCCTTTCCCCCACCACCCTATCTGGCCAGAAGTATAGACTCCCTTCCCCGGCCTCCCAGCCCAGCACAGAACCCCCAGGACCCACCTCTTGTACCCCTGACtcttgccctgcctccagcccctccttcctcctgccaccAAAATACCTCAGGAAGCTTCAGGCGCCCGGAGAGCCCCCGGCCCAGGGTCTCCTTCCCAAAGACCCCCGAGGTGGGGCCGGGGCCACCCCCAGGCCCCCTGAGTAAAGCCCCCCAGCCTGTGCCGCCCGGGGTTGGGGAGCTGCCTGCCCGAGGCCCGCGACTCTTTGATTTTCCCCCTACTCCGCTGGAGGACCAGTTTGAGGAGCCAGCCGAATTCAAGATCCTACCTGATGggctggccaacatcatgaagaTGCTGGATGAATCCATTCGCAAGGAAGAGGAACAGCAACAACACGAAGCAGGCGTGGCCCCCCCGCCCCCGCTGAAGGAGCCCTTTGCATCTCTGCAGCCTCCTTTCCCCACCGACACAGCCCCCACCACTACTGCTCCTGCTGCCgccgtcaccaccaccaccaccaccaccacggccacccaggaagaggagaagaagccACCACCAGCCCTACCACCACCACCGCCTCTAGCCAAGTTCCCTCCACCCCCTCAGgcacagccaccaccaccaccacccgcCAACCCGGCCAGCCTGCTCAAATCCTTGGCCTCCGTGCTGGAGGGACAAAAGTACTGTTATCGGGGGACTGGAGCAGCTGTTTCCACCCGGCCTGGGCCCTTGCCCACCACTCAGTATTCCCCTGGCCCCCCATCAGGTGCTACCGCCCCGCCGCCCACCTCAGTGGCCCCTAGCGCCCAGGGCTCCCCACAGCCCCCTGCTTCCTCGTCATCTCAGTTCTCTACCTCAGGCGGGCCCTGGGCCCGGGAGCGCAGGGCGGGCGAAGAGCCAGTCCCGGGCCCCACGACCCCCACCCAGccgcccccacccctgcctctgccccctgCTCGCTCTGAGTCTGAGGTGCTAGAAGAGATCAGTCGGGCTTGCGAGACCCTTGTGGAGCGGGTGGGCCGGAGTGCCGCTGACCCAGCCGACCCAGTGGACACAGCAGAGCCAGTGGACAGTGGGACTGAGCGACTGCTGCCCCCCGCACAGGCCAAGGAGGAGGGTGGCGGGGTGGTGGCAGCATCGGTGACAGGCAGCTGTAAGCGGCGACAGAAGGAGCACCAGAAGGAGCACCGGCGGCACAGGCGGGCCTGTAAAGACAGTGTGGGTCGGCGGCCCCGTGAGGGCAGGGCAAAGGCCAAGACCAAGGCCCCCAAAGAAAAGAGCCGCCGGGTGCTGGGGAACCTGGACCTGCAGAGTGAGGAGATCCAGGGGCGCGAGAAGTCCCGGCCCGATCTTGGTGGGGCCTCCAAGGTCAAGCCACCCACAGCTCCAGCCCCTCCACCAGCTCCTGCACCTTCTGCCCAGCCCACACTCCCGTCAGCCTCCGTCCCCGGAAAGAAGGCTCGGGAGGAAGCTCCAGGGCCACCGGGCGTCAGCAGGGCTGACATGCTGAAGCTGCGCTCACTTAGTGAGGGGCCCCCCAAGGAGCTGAAGATCCGGCTCATCAAGGTAGAGAGTGGTGACAAGGAGACCTTTATCGCCTCTGAGGTTGAAGAGCGGCGGCTGCGCATGGCAGATCTCACCATCAGCCACTGTGCTGCTGATGTTGTGCGCGCCAGCAA GAATGCCAAGGTGAAAGGGAAGTTTCGAGAGTCCTACCTTTCCCCTGCCCAGTCTGTGAAACCGAAGATCAACACTGAGGAGAAGCTGCCCCGGGAAAAACTCAACCCCCCTACTCCCAGCATCTAT CTGGAGAGCAAACGGGACGCCTTCTCACCTGTCCTGCTGCAGTTCTGTACAGACCCTCGAAATCCCATCACAGTGATCCGGGGCCTGGCGGGCTCCCTGCGGCTCA ACTTGGGCCTCTTCTCCACCAAGACCCTGGTGGAAGCGAGTGGCGAGCACACCGTGGAAGTTCGCACCCAGGTGCAGCAGCCCTCAGATGAGAACTGGGATCTGACAGGCACTCGGCAGATCTGGCCCTGTGAGAGCTCCCGTTCCCACACCACCATTGCCAAGTACGCACAGTACCAGGCCTCATCCTTCCAGGAGTCTCTGCAG gaggagaaggagagtgAGGATGAGGAGTCAGAGGAGCCGGACAGCACCACAGGAACCCCTCCTAG CAGCACACCAGACCCGAAGAACCATCACATCATCAAGTTTGGCACCAACATCGACCTGTCTGATGCCAAGCG GTGGAAGCCCCAGCTGCAGGAGCTGCTGAAGCTGCCCGCCTTCATGCGGGTAACATCCACGGGCAACATGCTGAGCCACGTGGGCCACACCATCCTGGGCATGAACACGGTGCAGCTGTACATGAAGGTGCCCGGCAGCCGAACGCCAG GCCACCAGGAGAATAACAACTTCTGCTCCGTCAACATCAACATTGGTCCAGGCGACTGCGAGTGGTTCGCGGTGCACGAGCACTACTGGGAGACCATCAGCGCTTTCTGTGATCG GCACGGCGTGGATTACTTGACGGGTTCCTGGTGGCCAATCCTGGATGATCTCTATGCATCCAATATCCCTGTGTACCGCTTCGTGCAGCGCCCCGGAGACCTCGTGTGGATTAATGCGGGGACTGTGCACTGGGTGCAGGCCACCGGCTGGTGCAACAACATTGCCTGGAACGTGGGGCCCCTCACCG CCTATCAGTACCAGCTGGCCCTGGAACGATACGAGTGGAATGAGGTGAAGAATGTCAAATCCATCGTGCCCATGATTCACGTGTCATGGAACGTGGCTCGCACGGTCAAAATCAGCGACCCTGATTTGTTCAAGATGATCAA GTTCTGTCTGCTGCAGTCCATGAAGCACTGCCAGGTACAGCGCGAGAGCCTGGTGCGGGCAGGGAAGAAAATCGCTTACCAGGGCCGGGTCAAGGACGAGCCAGCCTACTATTGCAACGAGTGCGAT gtGGAGGTGTTTAACATCCTGTTCGTGACAAGTGAGAATGGCAGCCGCAACACGTACCTGGTACACTGCGAGGGCTGTGCCCGGCGCCGCAGCGCAGGCctgcagggcgtggtggtgctggAGCAGTACCGCACGGAGGAGCTGGCTCAGGCCTACGACGCCTTCACGCTG GCCCCAGCCAGCACGTCGCGATGA